From a single Pseudoalteromonas nigrifaciens genomic region:
- a CDS encoding UvrD-helicase domain-containing protein, translated as MAQYFATPSWLGRFFTRIKLLSIEQESLVIEFKNATKQSFLIKDFNDFSQLQNRIFSAKINLTLGENSAHTTISFLNKAQAKALNIAINQYFSQALEHKINNAKALLKRTALDEYLRDSNTTILSAEVFSLSKRYQQNRNVWQGYLPSNSSQFLSVLASAKNKNDAIAQLRNKYERKQLAQRADFYNNVESNPLTNEQRLAVIRNNDKNLVLAAAGTGKTSVMVAKALDLIATKQAMPEQILVLAYNKTAAQELKTRFIKRAQQAKLSSKSPEVLTFHALGLQLLQQAGKGCNISPFVSDFGALSSWLTSWLSEQVQGQPVLLSAFIAMLDKPLVSCDTHKSKFNATQVLAILKDSGQLKHEVDKYLKCLAAIRAEQLTDSEITQRLKRQNNQLNTVQLSTNQLNTSQVNSNQKSTNHHSAAAQLLIAMHRAYKAQLIAQNCIDFDDMILQATQAVNKQQVNVPWQHILVDEFQDISAARMALLNSLIKHGHKVRFTAVGDDWQSIYRFSGGNLALTTRFNELVGSHSLTLLQKTFRYNNSISDVAGCFVMQNPEQYKKLIITHTQVAEPQVILLDDVYQGKKSLELKTQQTINTIQKHHANASIAVLSRYRYTLNKVQQHLASQQKSANVAFLTLHSAKGLEADYCIIIGLEQGKFGFPSSQQNNPLLEALLPSQDTFAYSEERRLLYVGLTRAKHKAYLIADAKQPSLFVKELINDNYPIHIASTLFSK; from the coding sequence ATGGCGCAGTATTTTGCCACACCTAGTTGGTTAGGCCGTTTTTTCACCCGTATTAAATTACTCAGTATTGAGCAGGAAAGCTTAGTGATTGAGTTTAAAAACGCGACTAAGCAATCGTTTTTAATCAAGGATTTTAACGATTTTTCGCAGTTGCAAAACCGGATATTTAGCGCCAAAATTAATTTAACTCTAGGTGAAAATAGTGCTCATACTACTATTAGCTTTTTAAACAAAGCACAGGCAAAAGCACTAAACATTGCAATTAACCAATATTTTTCGCAAGCGCTTGAACACAAAATAAATAATGCTAAAGCTTTATTAAAGCGCACTGCGTTAGATGAGTATTTACGCGACAGTAATACCACAATTTTAAGCGCTGAGGTGTTTTCACTGAGCAAGCGCTATCAGCAAAACCGCAATGTGTGGCAAGGGTATTTACCTTCAAATAGTAGCCAGTTTTTATCGGTATTGGCCAGTGCAAAAAATAAGAATGATGCTATTGCACAACTGCGTAATAAATATGAGCGCAAGCAACTTGCTCAACGAGCTGATTTTTATAATAACGTGGAGTCAAACCCATTAACTAATGAGCAGCGTCTTGCTGTAATACGCAATAACGATAAAAATTTAGTATTGGCTGCTGCAGGTACCGGTAAAACCTCAGTTATGGTAGCCAAAGCACTTGATTTAATTGCCACAAAACAAGCAATGCCTGAGCAAATACTGGTACTTGCTTATAATAAAACAGCGGCGCAAGAGCTTAAAACACGCTTTATTAAACGCGCCCAGCAGGCTAAATTATCAAGCAAATCACCAGAGGTTTTAACTTTTCATGCGTTAGGGTTGCAGCTGCTACAGCAGGCAGGTAAAGGTTGCAACATATCGCCTTTTGTAAGTGATTTTGGCGCGCTGTCGAGCTGGCTAACATCATGGCTAAGTGAGCAAGTACAAGGCCAACCGGTATTATTAAGCGCCTTTATTGCTATGCTCGATAAGCCTTTAGTATCCTGCGATACTCATAAAAGTAAGTTTAATGCTACGCAAGTACTGGCAATATTAAAAGACTCAGGGCAGCTTAAGCATGAGGTTGATAAATATTTAAAATGCTTAGCAGCTATAAGGGCTGAACAGTTAACCGATAGCGAAATTACTCAGCGGCTTAAGCGCCAAAATAATCAATTAAATACTGTTCAACTAAGTACCAATCAATTAAATACGAGTCAAGTTAATAGCAATCAAAAAAGCACTAATCATCACAGTGCGGCCGCGCAGTTATTAATTGCTATGCATCGCGCTTATAAAGCGCAACTCATTGCGCAAAACTGTATTGATTTTGACGATATGATTTTACAAGCTACTCAGGCTGTAAATAAGCAGCAAGTGAATGTGCCATGGCAGCATATTTTAGTGGATGAATTTCAGGATATTTCTGCTGCGCGTATGGCTTTATTAAACAGTTTAATTAAGCATGGTCATAAGGTGCGTTTTACCGCTGTAGGTGACGACTGGCAGTCAATTTATCGGTTTTCTGGTGGTAACTTAGCACTTACCACACGTTTTAATGAGTTAGTGGGTAGTCATTCGTTAACGTTGTTGCAAAAAACATTTAGATATAACAATAGTATAAGTGACGTAGCGGGGTGTTTTGTTATGCAAAACCCTGAGCAGTATAAAAAGCTCATTATTACTCATACACAAGTGGCTGAGCCTCAAGTTATTTTATTAGATGACGTGTACCAAGGTAAAAAGTCGTTAGAGCTAAAAACCCAGCAAACTATCAATACTATTCAAAAACACCATGCAAACGCGAGTATTGCTGTATTGAGCCGTTATCGTTATACGCTCAACAAAGTGCAACAGCATTTAGCCTCACAACAAAAAAGTGCAAACGTAGCATTTTTAACCCTGCATAGCGCCAAAGGGTTAGAAGCAGATTACTGTATTATTATAGGGTTAGAGCAGGGGAAGTTTGGCTTTCCGAGTAGTCAGCAAAATAATCCGCTGCTGGAGGCTTTACTACCTAGCCAAGACACCTTTGCTTATTCAGAAGAGCGGCGTTTATTATATGTGGGGCTTACCCGAGCAAAACATAAGGCTTACTTAATTGCCGATGCTAAACAGCCGTCGTTATTTGTTAAAGAATTAATAAATGACAACTATCCAATTCATATTGCATCTACTTTGTTTAGCAAATAA
- the ccoG gene encoding cytochrome c oxidase accessory protein CcoG, giving the protein MKFDIKEEDMIIKPYKSEGPIYIREQKGFFQRIRRNLGWLLMLTFIAIPWIQYNGQQAVLLDVATQKFTIFTLTLFPQDFIIVAMLFMVGAFALFFVTNWLGRVWCGYTCPQTIWMLMFSWVEQRVEGTRNQRIQLDKSAWGFTKWRKKLTKHSAWLVLSLLTATSFLTYFIPAKTLYLEMLTFEWSGITSFWVFLFALCTYGNAGFLREKMCTVACPYSRFQSVMFDKDTLVVTYDSARGENRGPRKRKADPKALNLGDCVDCNLCVEVCPAGIDIRNGLQYECINCGLCIDACDDTMNKFGYEKGLIKYASGEQMAGKKTNPFRLKLVGYGVLTVMLIVAMFAWVAQRTPIEASVLRDRGALYRVNYEGLVENPYTLTIINKTQQTLHYTIAISGLAEAKLTSPDTTLIQPGMMRRIPVTVTADGFDISNKVSKVKFIIFAEEDPSISITKDSYFYKN; this is encoded by the coding sequence ATGAAGTTTGATATTAAAGAAGAAGATATGATCATCAAGCCCTACAAAAGCGAAGGGCCAATTTATATACGTGAGCAAAAAGGCTTTTTTCAACGTATACGCCGTAACTTAGGCTGGTTATTAATGCTTACGTTTATTGCAATACCGTGGATCCAATATAACGGCCAACAAGCGGTGCTATTAGATGTAGCAACGCAAAAGTTTACTATTTTCACTTTAACTTTATTCCCGCAAGATTTTATTATTGTAGCCATGTTGTTTATGGTGGGGGCCTTTGCGCTATTTTTTGTAACCAACTGGTTAGGCCGCGTTTGGTGTGGTTATACTTGCCCTCAAACTATTTGGATGTTGATGTTTTCGTGGGTTGAGCAACGCGTTGAAGGCACACGTAATCAGCGTATACAGCTTGATAAATCTGCATGGGGTTTTACCAAATGGCGTAAAAAGCTTACTAAACACAGTGCTTGGTTGGTGCTATCACTATTAACTGCCACTTCATTTTTAACTTATTTTATACCCGCAAAAACATTGTACTTAGAAATGCTTACTTTTGAGTGGTCGGGTATTACCAGCTTTTGGGTGTTTTTATTTGCTTTGTGTACATATGGTAACGCAGGGTTTTTACGTGAAAAAATGTGTACTGTGGCGTGTCCGTATTCGCGTTTTCAATCGGTTATGTTTGATAAAGATACACTCGTGGTTACTTACGATAGCGCACGCGGTGAAAACCGCGGCCCACGTAAACGTAAGGCCGACCCAAAAGCACTTAACTTAGGTGACTGCGTAGATTGTAATTTATGTGTAGAGGTATGCCCAGCTGGAATAGATATTCGAAATGGTTTGCAATATGAATGTATAAACTGTGGCTTATGTATTGATGCTTGCGACGATACTATGAATAAATTTGGTTATGAAAAAGGGTTAATAAAATACGCTAGTGGAGAGCAAATGGCGGGTAAAAAAACCAACCCTTTTAGGCTTAAATTGGTTGGATATGGTGTTTTGACCGTGATGCTAATTGTAGCTATGTTTGCTTGGGTGGCACAAAGAACACCAATTGAAGCCTCGGTACTGCGCGATAGAGGCGCCTTGTACAGAGTAAATTATGAGGGGTTAGTAGAAAACCCTTATACGTTAACGATTATAAATAAAACCCAACAAACATTGCACTACACTATTGCTATATCAGGCTTAGCAGAGGCTAAATTAACTAGCCCAGATACAACACTAATTCAACCTGGAATGATGAGGCGTATACCCGTAACGGTGACTGCAGATGGCTTTGATATTTCAAACAAGGTAAGTAAAGTTAAATTTATTATTTTTGCAGAAGAAGATCCGAGCATTAGCATAACGAAAGATAGTTACTTTTATAAAAATTAA
- a CDS encoding cyanophycinase, whose amino-acid sequence MTHAFTHYRQQQLVRFLAVLLSITFCASLTAAEQSQTLILVGSELSSCSSLNMQQCDKNTQIAGKAEHLFSVTAEKVKKITQQWPSTNQEVKSSTVKVLLAIKAKSSTSITKPALLWHWRDIDNTQLNSLSEQEYHFVMDMLEVPQLSSQGQRLAEQVNPSLNNEPTINNILQFITGSLKVANEQPSVLAITAASRDPYAAADFTQGLLSTASVNSQWLALTPALVKAITTNTCEKLPQYRQSEMRLYNREAIYPDRIQAENTLCSNGVNSLVKLINNSTGVIFNNGEQDLTRSVLFDENNQAYPWTKALQTRPVVIGSAAGAAIQSGGKNTSGNIATITKGSSLLALQADINDSSMFNLAGGLATFNYGMIDTHFSEQNRTLRLATVLDKTQQKFGFGIDEATALVVIKSSAGNLMTVIGKSGVVYLKAKGNQHYNYSYWPAGSVIDIANEDFTLSQRSINKALASIKIPALPLQRFGSILTNAKLRSLIQAMCLSQEQSTVAQQDQFILSLSVQANTAYHRINKDQYGCAISHLELAVSTF is encoded by the coding sequence ATGACGCATGCATTTACACATTATAGACAACAGCAATTGGTCCGCTTTTTAGCTGTGTTATTAAGCATTACGTTTTGTGCTAGTTTAACGGCCGCAGAGCAAAGCCAAACGTTAATTTTAGTTGGTAGCGAGCTAAGTAGCTGCAGTAGTTTAAACATGCAACAGTGCGATAAAAACACCCAAATAGCGGGTAAAGCAGAGCATTTATTTAGCGTTACGGCTGAAAAAGTTAAAAAAATCACTCAGCAGTGGCCGAGTACTAATCAAGAAGTTAAAAGCAGTACAGTTAAAGTTTTACTTGCGATAAAGGCTAAATCATCAACATCAATAACTAAGCCTGCACTGTTATGGCACTGGCGCGATATTGATAATACCCAGCTTAATAGCCTATCGGAGCAAGAGTATCATTTTGTTATGGATATGCTTGAAGTGCCTCAGTTGAGTTCTCAAGGGCAGCGATTAGCGGAGCAAGTTAACCCTAGTTTGAATAATGAACCGACTATAAACAATATACTGCAATTTATAACGGGTAGTTTAAAGGTAGCTAACGAGCAACCAAGTGTGTTGGCAATTACAGCAGCAAGCCGAGACCCTTATGCTGCTGCCGATTTTACTCAAGGTTTATTGAGCACGGCAAGTGTAAACAGCCAATGGTTAGCATTGACCCCTGCATTAGTTAAAGCAATTACTACAAACACCTGTGAAAAATTACCACAATATAGGCAATCAGAAATGCGCTTGTATAACCGTGAGGCTATTTATCCCGATCGCATCCAAGCAGAAAATACCCTTTGCAGTAATGGCGTTAATAGCTTGGTAAAGCTAATAAACAACAGTACAGGAGTGATTTTTAATAATGGCGAGCAAGACTTAACGCGCAGCGTACTGTTTGATGAAAACAACCAAGCTTACCCGTGGACTAAAGCATTGCAAACACGCCCTGTTGTTATAGGTAGCGCCGCGGGGGCGGCTATTCAAAGCGGTGGCAAAAACACAAGTGGTAACATAGCTACAATTACTAAAGGATCGAGCCTTTTGGCTTTACAGGCAGATATTAACGATAGTTCTATGTTTAATCTTGCTGGTGGCCTTGCAACATTTAATTATGGCATGATCGATACTCACTTTAGTGAACAAAACCGTACATTAAGGTTGGCAACAGTACTTGATAAAACGCAACAAAAGTTTGGTTTTGGTATTGATGAAGCCACGGCATTAGTCGTTATAAAGTCATCCGCAGGTAACTTAATGACCGTAATAGGTAAAAGTGGTGTGGTATATTTAAAAGCAAAAGGCAATCAGCATTATAACTACTCATACTGGCCTGCAGGCAGCGTTATTGATATTGCAAATGAAGATTTTACCCTAAGCCAGCGCAGCATTAATAAAGCTTTAGCAAGTATTAAAATACCAGCATTACCGCTACAACGATTTGGCTCTATATTAACGAATGCAAAATTACGCTCACTTATTCAAGCTATGTGTTTAAGCCAAGAACAAAGTACAGTTGCTCAACAAGATCAGTTTATATTGAGCTTAAGTGTACAAGCTAACACTGCGTATCATCGTATTAATAAGGATCAATATGGCTGTGCTATCAGTCATTTAGAACTTGCAGTGAGTACATTTTAG
- a CDS encoding M14 family metallopeptidase translates to MTNSTYPIGTPGTKWNNNDKADWLTRQNIKRSYQNEVVTLINELKDELNVEQYGELNYVAGKYPLFVLKTADFNTNKPTVLITGGVHGYETSGVHGALRFAKTAAQKYSQHFNIVIAPCISPWGYETINRWNPEAIDPNRSFYEGSPAQESAAIMAYVKSLELDLIAHIDLHETTDSDNSEFRPALAAREGTVNTNWNIPDGFYLVADSTKPEAAFQKAIIDSVAKVTHIAPSDENNQLIGVPQEQFGVINYAARELGLCMGFTNAPYVTTTEVYPDSPTASDEECILAQVAVITSALDYIINL, encoded by the coding sequence ATGACTAACAGCACATATCCTATTGGCACACCTGGCACTAAGTGGAATAACAACGATAAAGCCGATTGGTTAACCCGCCAAAATATTAAACGCAGCTATCAAAATGAAGTAGTAACCCTCATTAACGAGCTCAAAGATGAGCTAAATGTAGAACAATATGGCGAACTAAATTACGTTGCAGGCAAATATCCTTTATTTGTTTTAAAAACCGCTGACTTTAACACTAACAAACCTACCGTTTTAATTACCGGTGGTGTACATGGCTACGAAACTAGTGGCGTACACGGCGCGCTTAGGTTTGCAAAAACGGCAGCGCAAAAATATAGTCAGCATTTTAATATTGTAATCGCACCTTGTATTAGCCCTTGGGGTTACGAAACGATAAACCGCTGGAACCCAGAAGCCATTGATCCTAACCGCTCATTTTATGAAGGTAGCCCAGCGCAAGAGTCGGCGGCGATTATGGCGTATGTAAAATCCCTTGAGTTAGATTTAATTGCTCATATTGATTTGCACGAAACGACCGACAGCGACAACAGCGAGTTTCGCCCGGCACTAGCTGCACGCGAAGGCACAGTAAATACTAATTGGAATATTCCCGATGGTTTTTATTTAGTGGCCGATAGCACTAAACCTGAGGCTGCATTTCAAAAAGCCATTATTGATAGCGTAGCAAAAGTAACCCACATTGCCCCAAGTGATGAAAATAACCAACTTATTGGTGTGCCACAAGAGCAATTTGGGGTGATCAACTACGCTGCTCGCGAATTAGGTTTATGTATGGGCTTTACCAATGCACCTTATGTAACCACCACTGAAGTATACCCAGATAGCCCTACAGCAAGTGACGAAGAATGTATTTTGGCACAAGTAGCCGTAATTACGAGCGCATTAGATTACATAATTAATCTGTGA